The following is a genomic window from Syntrophaceae bacterium.
CTCGTCCACGGGGAGACGGGCGGGGCCCTGCAGCGCGCCCTCATGGGGTCCGGACTCCTGGCGCCGCTTGCCGCCGCCCTCGGCGGCCCGGCGGCCCTCCTGGCCGTCTCCGTCGTCTCGACCCTGGCGGTCTTTATCCTGTACCTCTTCGGGGCGCGGGACGGCGCGCTCGATCTCGACCCGCTGGCCCGGTACGCGCTGGGCTACCTGTACCTGCCCCTCATGCTCTCCCACTTCATCCTGCTGCGGGTGGGCGACAGGGGGGTGATCTGGATCTTTTTCGTGATCGTCCTGGCTTTCTCGGGAGATATCGCCGCCTTCTACGTGGGACGGACCTTCGGCAGGCGCAAGCTCATGCCCCACGTCAGCCCGGGCAAGACCGTGGAGGGCCTCCTGGGCCTTGCCGCGGGCAGTGTGGCGGGATGCCTGGTCTACCGGCATTTCCTGCTGCCCGAGGTGCCCGCGGCTCACATCGCCCTCGTCGCCCTTGCGGGGGGGGTGATCGGTCAGCTCGGGGACCTGTTCGAATCGCTGATCAAGAGGGCGTCGGGCGCGAAAGACTCCGGCACGATCCTGCCGGGCCACGGCGGAATCCTCGATCGGCTGGACTGCCTGCTGTTCATCGTGCCCTGGGTATACTACTACAGGACGTACGTGCTCGCGTGAAGAAAATCGCCATTCTGGGCTCGACAGGGTCGATCGGCGAGAGCGCCCTCGACGTGGTGTCGAAGAACCCGGATCGCCTCGAAGTCGTCGCCATGGCCGCCGGCCGCAACATCGATCGGTTGTGCGCGCAGGTCCGCCGTTTCCGGCCGGAGCTCGTGTCCGTCATGGACGAGGACCATGCCCGCAGGCTCCGGGAGAGGCTCGGCCCGGGCGACAAGACCACTGTCCTGTGGGGCGAGGAGGGCAGCCGCCGCGTCGCGGCGGCACCCGCGGCCGAGCTCGTTCTCTCGGCTATCGTCGGTGCGGCAGGCCTGGTCCCCACCCTGGAGGCGATCGATTCGGGCAAGGATGTGGCCCTGGCCAACAAGGAGACCCTGGTCACGGCCGGGCCTCTTGTCGTGGAACGGGCGCGGGCAAAGGGCGTCCGGCTCATCCCGGTCGACAGCGAGCACAGCGCCGTTTTCCAGTGCATCGAGGGGAACCCGCCCGGAAACGTGCGC
Proteins encoded in this region:
- a CDS encoding phosphatidate cytidylyltransferase — its product is MTGSHAKRWVTGIVAVPILFAVIYFGTEAVFAGFILLVTAVAVLEYNRLVHGETGGALQRALMGSGLLAPLAAALGGPAALLAVSVVSTLAVFILYLFGARDGALDLDPLARYALGYLYLPLMLSHFILLRVGDRGVIWIFFVIVLAFSGDIAAFYVGRTFGRRKLMPHVSPGKTVEGLLGLAAGSVAGCLVYRHFLLPEVPAAHIALVALAGGVIGQLGDLFESLIKRASGAKDSGTILPGHGGILDRLDCLLFIVPWVYYYRTYVLA